The Nitrospirota bacterium genome includes a window with the following:
- a CDS encoding NAD-dependent epimerase/dehydratase family protein, translating into MKVLVTGGAGFIGSHVVDRLVQEGHEVVVVDNLSTGKRKNLNRAARFCKMDIQSWRLERVFRNERPHIVMHLAAQMDVRKSVEDPVFDAQVNILGMLNVLQQAVRHGVRKVVFSSSGGAIYGEQEIYPASESHVTRPLSPYGISKLCGEQYLSYYQRVSGLQVVNLRYANVYGPRQDPDGEAGVVAIFIQKLLNNEQAIIYGNGRQTRDFVYVEDVVEANLAVMSQEIQGTYNVGTGQETSINDLLRLLITHTNSTCKEVHGPARKGEQARSVIDSTKLRQELSWEPRAELSEGLKRTVEYFRERMG; encoded by the coding sequence ATGAAGGTACTCGTGACGGGAGGTGCCGGCTTTATTGGTTCCCATGTGGTCGATCGCCTTGTCCAGGAAGGACATGAAGTGGTGGTGGTGGACAATCTATCCACAGGAAAGCGGAAAAACCTCAATCGTGCCGCTCGCTTCTGTAAGATGGATATCCAGAGCTGGCGACTTGAGCGGGTGTTTCGCAACGAGCGGCCCCATATCGTCATGCATCTTGCGGCACAGATGGACGTCAGGAAATCTGTGGAAGATCCGGTCTTCGATGCCCAGGTGAATATTCTTGGAATGCTGAACGTATTGCAGCAAGCAGTCAGGCACGGTGTGCGGAAGGTGGTATTCTCTTCTTCGGGTGGAGCGATCTACGGCGAACAGGAGATCTACCCTGCTTCTGAGTCCCACGTCACGCGGCCGCTATCGCCCTACGGCATCAGTAAGTTGTGCGGGGAGCAGTACCTCTCATACTACCAACGGGTGAGCGGGCTTCAAGTGGTGAACTTGCGCTACGCGAATGTCTATGGCCCTCGTCAGGATCCTGATGGAGAGGCTGGGGTGGTTGCGATCTTTATTCAGAAGTTGCTGAACAACGAGCAAGCGATTATTTATGGAAATGGACGGCAAACGAGAGACTTCGTCTATGTTGAAGATGTTGTTGAGGCAAATCTCGCGGTGATGAGTCAGGAAATACAAGGAACGTATAATGTTGGCACAGGGCAAGAAACGTCAATCAACGATTTGTTGAGGCTTCTCATCACGCATACGAATTCAACCTGTAAGGAAGTTCATGGGCCAGCCAGAAAGGGCGAGCAGGCACGGAGCGTCATTGATTCCACTAAGCTCCGTCAGGAATTGTCTTGGGAGCCGAGAGCCGAACTCAGCGAAGGGCTCAAGCGTACTGTCGAATATTTCCGTGAGCGTATGGGCTAG
- a CDS encoding TlyA family RNA methyltransferase — protein sequence MATTPRIHKERLDRVLLVQGLVSSREAAARAVLAGGVSVDGIMVDKPAKLVPLDARIEVVQPALFVSRSGDKLAAALDAFHIDPLGAVGMDVGCSTGGFTDCLLQRGATRIYAIDVGYGQFEWKLRQDSRVVLLERTNIRYVDRAVVPEPIDLAVIDVSFISLTLVLPAVVRLLNRSAAVVALVKPQFEVGKGQVGRGGIVRDDAQREAVTEKVIACATQLGLQLKGVLDSPVIGRKGNREILVGFSMGDRSMTGTVEGRG from the coding sequence ATGGCGACCACCCCTCGTATTCACAAAGAACGGTTGGACCGTGTGTTGCTGGTGCAGGGCTTGGTGTCGAGCCGTGAAGCCGCGGCTCGAGCGGTCTTGGCAGGCGGAGTCTCGGTTGATGGGATCATGGTGGATAAGCCTGCGAAGCTGGTACCGCTGGATGCGCGGATTGAGGTTGTGCAGCCTGCGTTATTCGTCAGTCGATCAGGCGATAAATTAGCCGCGGCTCTTGACGCGTTTCACATAGATCCACTCGGGGCGGTTGGTATGGACGTCGGCTGTTCGACCGGCGGGTTCACCGATTGTTTATTGCAGCGAGGCGCGACCCGTATTTACGCCATCGATGTGGGGTATGGGCAGTTCGAGTGGAAGCTTCGTCAAGATTCTCGTGTTGTCTTGCTCGAACGGACTAATATTCGGTATGTTGACCGTGCCGTGGTTCCTGAGCCGATCGATCTGGCGGTCATCGATGTATCCTTTATATCGCTGACCTTAGTCTTGCCCGCCGTTGTGCGCCTCCTCAATAGATCCGCGGCGGTTGTCGCGTTAGTCAAGCCACAGTTTGAAGTTGGCAAGGGGCAGGTAGGGCGAGGCGGAATCGTGCGGGATGATGCACAACGCGAGGCAGTGACTGAAAAAGTCATTGCTTGTGCGACGCAGTTGGGGCTTCAGTTGAAAGGCGTACTCGATTCTCCTGTGATAGGGCGAAAAGGGAATCGGGAGATTCTTGTCGGGTTTAGTATGGGCGATCGCAGCATGACGGGGACTGTGGAGGGGCGAGGATGA
- the xseB gene encoding exodeoxyribonuclease VII small subunit, with amino-acid sequence MAAVKFEQAMARLEAIVGELEKSDLPLDESLRIFEEGIRLSKNCLKVLEEAEHKVEVLVQDKNGRKRIHAFSPDDETDEPSS; translated from the coding sequence GTGGCAGCGGTAAAGTTTGAACAGGCAATGGCGCGGTTGGAAGCCATTGTCGGCGAGTTGGAGAAAAGCGATCTTCCCTTGGACGAATCGCTCAGGATCTTCGAAGAGGGCATTCGCCTCTCCAAGAATTGCCTCAAGGTTCTGGAAGAAGCCGAGCATAAAGTAGAAGTGCTCGTGCAAGATAAGAACGGCAGAAAACGAATCCACGCCTTCTCCCCAGACGACGAAACCGATGAGCCGTCTTCCTAA
- a CDS encoding TIGR00282 family metallophosphoesterase: protein MKVLFIGDIFGEPGRRAVARAVPRLVAQRQIDIVIGNGENAAAGFGITPDLAEELFELGLAVITTGNHAWDKKEILDYFPREPRLLRPANYPSGVPGYGSVVVESAGGEQLGVMQLMGRAYMPTLDCPFQVAKKELAGLKKRVAAVIVDMHAEATSEKMAMGHYLDGEVVAVVGTHTHVQTADDQIFPKGTAYMTDIGMTGPLHSVIGVKKELAIEKFLTGMPRRFEVASGPSVFCAVLIELDARLGKALSIERIRIID, encoded by the coding sequence GTGAAGGTTCTCTTCATCGGCGATATCTTTGGAGAACCCGGGCGCCGTGCGGTGGCCCGGGCCGTTCCCAGACTGGTCGCTCAGCGGCAGATTGACATTGTTATTGGTAATGGTGAAAACGCGGCCGCCGGATTTGGCATCACGCCTGATTTGGCTGAAGAGTTGTTCGAGCTCGGCCTTGCGGTCATCACGACCGGGAATCATGCCTGGGATAAGAAGGAAATTCTCGACTATTTTCCCCGTGAGCCGCGCCTGCTTCGGCCTGCCAATTATCCGAGCGGTGTGCCGGGGTATGGCAGTGTGGTGGTCGAATCGGCCGGTGGGGAGCAGTTAGGCGTCATGCAGCTGATGGGTCGGGCCTATATGCCGACGTTGGATTGCCCGTTTCAGGTCGCAAAAAAAGAGCTGGCCGGATTGAAGAAGCGAGTGGCTGCTGTGATTGTCGATATGCATGCAGAGGCCACATCTGAAAAAATGGCGATGGGACATTATCTGGACGGCGAGGTCGTGGCCGTGGTCGGGACCCATACGCATGTGCAAACGGCTGACGATCAGATTTTCCCGAAGGGGACGGCCTATATGACGGACATCGGCATGACCGGCCCTCTCCATTCCGTGATTGGGGTAAAGAAAGAATTGGCGATCGAAAAGTTTCTGACTGGGATGCCGCGGCGCTTCGAAGTGGCCTCAGGACCCTCCGTTTTTTGTGCGGTTCTGATCGAGCTTGATGCGCGCCTCGGGAAGGCCCTCTCGATCGAACGCATTCGCATCATCGATTAA
- the rny gene encoding ribonuclease Y, translating to MSQITTSIFAYLLTGLVGGLLGIGLFELIRRSSGATKKAQEEEQARQSVQNAQREADNIVKEAKLEAKDLLLQSKSELEKEQKAKMAELAVVEKRLIQRDETIEKRISAIDKREGDTQKRDLELVKREEKLTVKESACARAEKEHCEALERVAGMTSDEAKKQLIHEMESQARLEAVGLAKRILEEARENAEREAREIITCSIQRVVRDYVSESTISVVQIPNDAMKGRIIGREGRNIRAIEAATGIDLIIDETPEAVIISGFDPLRREIAKVSLERLMHDGRIHPTRIEEIVEKVKVDIDKLMYEEAEKIIFELGLSDFHPELIKVLGRLKYRTSYGQNNLYHAREAAYICGIMASELGLDVKLARRGALLHDIGKAVSHEEEGPHAMLGAEIAKKYGESEKIINAIAGHHEQVEPICPESVLVAAAEALSAARPGARREALETYVKRLEKLESLATTIKGVQKAYAIQAGREIRVIVRQEDITDAESFQLSRDLAKKIEQELTYPGTIRVTVIRESRYVEYAK from the coding sequence GTGAGTCAAATTACTACTTCAATTTTTGCCTATCTGTTGACAGGACTCGTTGGAGGATTGCTCGGAATCGGGCTTTTCGAACTGATTCGTCGTTCTTCTGGCGCTACGAAGAAGGCGCAAGAAGAGGAGCAAGCCCGCCAGTCTGTGCAGAATGCCCAGCGGGAGGCGGACAATATTGTCAAAGAAGCCAAGCTGGAAGCGAAAGATCTTCTGCTGCAGTCGAAATCGGAACTCGAGAAAGAGCAGAAGGCCAAGATGGCCGAGCTCGCCGTTGTCGAAAAACGTTTGATTCAGCGCGATGAAACCATCGAGAAACGAATCAGTGCGATCGACAAGCGAGAAGGCGATACGCAGAAACGAGATCTGGAGCTGGTGAAACGGGAAGAAAAGCTGACAGTGAAAGAATCGGCTTGTGCTCGAGCGGAGAAGGAACATTGTGAGGCACTGGAACGTGTCGCAGGAATGACGTCCGACGAAGCGAAGAAGCAGCTCATTCATGAAATGGAAAGTCAGGCTCGGCTGGAAGCTGTTGGGCTTGCGAAGCGGATCTTAGAAGAGGCCCGGGAGAATGCGGAACGGGAAGCACGCGAGATCATTACCTGCTCAATCCAACGGGTGGTGCGTGATTACGTGTCCGAGTCCACGATTTCCGTGGTCCAGATCCCGAACGACGCGATGAAGGGGCGGATCATTGGACGGGAAGGGCGCAATATTCGTGCGATCGAAGCTGCGACGGGAATCGACTTAATCATCGATGAGACCCCCGAAGCGGTGATTATCTCCGGTTTCGATCCGTTGCGTCGGGAGATCGCCAAGGTGTCGCTCGAACGGCTCATGCATGACGGGCGCATCCATCCGACGCGGATCGAGGAGATCGTTGAGAAGGTCAAAGTCGATATCGATAAGCTCATGTATGAAGAGGCCGAGAAAATCATTTTTGAGTTAGGCCTCTCTGACTTTCATCCTGAGTTGATCAAAGTGCTTGGTCGGCTCAAATACCGGACGAGTTATGGACAGAACAATCTCTACCATGCGCGTGAAGCGGCTTATATCTGCGGCATCATGGCGTCGGAGCTCGGGCTCGATGTGAAGTTGGCAAGACGAGGGGCGCTGCTCCACGATATCGGGAAAGCCGTCAGTCATGAAGAAGAGGGCCCCCATGCCATGTTGGGCGCCGAGATCGCCAAGAAGTATGGCGAGAGTGAGAAGATTATCAATGCCATCGCAGGGCACCACGAACAAGTGGAGCCGATCTGTCCCGAGTCCGTCTTGGTGGCTGCAGCCGAAGCGTTGTCTGCCGCCAGACCTGGGGCGAGACGTGAGGCCTTGGAGACCTACGTGAAGCGGTTGGAGAAGTTGGAGTCGCTTGCCACGACGATCAAAGGGGTGCAGAAAGCCTATGCCATCCAGGCAGGCCGGGAGATTCGCGTCATCGTTCGACAGGAAGATATTACAGATGCCGAGTCGTTCCAGCTGTCGCGGGACCTGGCGAAGAAGATCGAGCAGGAGTTGACCTATCCAGGCACAATTCGGGTGACGGTCATTCGAGAGAGCCGGTATGTGGAGTATGCGAAGTGA